The Dehalobacter sp. genomic interval GATTCTGTCCAGCTGTTTGTCGTTGACCAAACCTCTTTCTCTGGACAGATTGGCTACGGCGGCAATCCCGATACTGACCCCTTCGCCGTGCATAATACCCTGATAGGCTTCCTCTGTCTCCAAAGCATGCCCAAAACTGTGTCCGAGGTTCAGCAGCATCCTGTTTCCCTTTTCTTTCTCATCCTCAGTGACAATCTTAACTTTGACAGCCAGAGACCGCAGGGACATTTCCTTGATGATCTTGTAGTCCAATCCTTTGATGGTTTCGGCATGTTGTTCGATGAATTCAAACAAATCCGGATCAGCGACAAGCGCGTGTTTAATGGTCTCGGCAAGCCCGTTCCGCATCTCTTCCCACGGAAGCGTCTGCAAGGTGTCAAAATCCGTCCAGACGACCTGGGGGGCATAAAAAGATCCCAGAAGGTTTTTACCGGAAGGATGGTTCACCGCCACCTTGCCGCCAATACTCGAATCAATCTGGGACAGCAAGGTGGTCGGAATATGGATGTAACGCATTCCACGCATAAAAATACTTGCAAAAAATCCGGACAGATCCCCGATCACCCCTCCGCCGAGGGCCAGCACCATAGTGTCCCTGTCCGCTTTGAATTGCAGCGCCTGTTCCGTTAGTTTACTGATCCTGTCCAGTGATTTCTCCTGTTCACCGTCAGGAACGGTAATCAAATCGGTCTTTAAGTCCTTCATTCCGTCCAAAAGTTTATCTGCATAGTATCCGGCCACAACATCATTCGTGATGAGAAGATAATGCCCGCTCGTGCCGTATGCTGTTTTCAAATGACCGCCAAGCTCGTCCAAAGTGGCTCCCAGTAACAGCGGGTAACCGTGTCCTCCGCTGACATCTATTCTCTGTATCATGCTGTAATGTGTTCTCCTTTCAGCAGTTCGAGGATCTCCGCCGCAACTGTTTGAACATCTTTATCCGATGTGTCAACCGTTACAGGCGCCTTTCTGTAAATCACTTCCCGGTCTCTCCAGAGCTTTTCTATTTGTTCCGGTTCGCTGCTGGAAAGAAGCGGCCGATCGTGATGCAT includes:
- the aroB gene encoding 3-dehydroquinate synthase, with translation MIQRIDVSGGHGYPLLLGATLDELGGHLKTAYGTSGHYLLITNDVVAGYYADKLLDGMKDLKTDLITVPDGEQEKSLDRISKLTEQALQFKADRDTMVLALGGGVIGDLSGFFASIFMRGMRYIHIPTTLLSQIDSSIGGKVAVNHPSGKNLLGSFYAPQVVWTDFDTLQTLPWEEMRNGLAETIKHALVADPDLFEFIEQHAETIKGLDYKIIKEMSLRSLAVKVKIVTEDEKEKGNRMLLNLGHSFGHALETEEAYQGIMHGEGVSIGIAAVANLSRERGLVNDKQLDRILNLLMKMDLPTTAKAHDPAVLLGHMSADKKNKAGNKVLILPVGIGRSVVAADCNDEEILRAWEKVII